Within Scleropages formosus chromosome 24, fSclFor1.1, whole genome shotgun sequence, the genomic segment TTGCAATGCTTTGCTATCAGGCTGTCTgcaccagactgtatccaggctacagttggtacaaaatccTGTTCTGAGAATTATTACTAGGACTAGGAAGTTCGACCATATAAAACCGGTACTGAAATTGCTGCCTTGGCTCCCGGTGACGCTTGGAcctgattataaaatcctacttctgaccaGTAAagcagtaaatggcattgctctggctttcCTTTGTGAGATTAGTGACtccgttcattggatgcagggtACCTTAAAGTATCTGTGATCAAGAATGTCTCAGTAGAAGCAtgtgcctttagttataaaGCACCTAAACTCAGGAAATAGTCTACAGGTTACTGTCAGGAATGTCCTGTTTgtttcagcctttaaatccaggctaaagacttacatgttttaCAGACTTTCTGTATTAACCTCTCCAATATTTTTTAAGCCATCATCAGTTTCGTTTTCTTGAGTATTGTTTCCGtatgataagacctgaggaggccgacTGGCCATTataccagcaccccatgctgaccgAAGTTCACCGCTTGCCCGCctaccatgatggacgagacgtacctaTGTGAACAGGAACATGAAGTTAACACTTAgctaaaatgtcatttttaggtgtaaatttacttaaaagtcttttttagtttcttgttcctttcctttgtggccagtagacatacttagcATAAGTATAACTTTAATAACTGCAcagataatgtattactctggTATATGGTCAaatttcttgtttatttctcatccctttgttcagtgctctgtgtcactgtgtgagaagagcgctctgcaAGAATGAATTGAATGAAGTTATTGTTTGGAGATTGGCCAATACAATGTTAAAAATTTCCTTTGACTTGTCTTAAATCAATACAATAATTCATTAACTTCAAACCTTTctaatgatgaaaaaatattaagtggTTAAAATAAAAGGCAAGAATGCAAAATATGAAGTCCACAGTCATTGTTTGAAAGCAAAGGATAGGTTCCTTTCTAAAATTTTGTAAACTTGTCCCAATAGCATACACAGTCCTTTCATCTTTTGTAcctattgttttttttactgcacacgaagcagaaaaatgtatgttgttaCACTGCGAGCAAACAATACATACATGTACGTatacatgtttctttttcaaaaccAAACGAGGAGTCACATGATAACTTTTTACATGCCACACttgagctccagctccagcattCTGCTGGTTCAGGAATTTTCACAAAAAGCTCTTTGGGCTGGGACAGGTATAAAAGTGACAGGAGGACATGTGAaaaagcaaagtgtgtgtgagcacaggCAACCATCACCATGACTATGGGCAGGGTAAGTGGTGCTGCAGATACAAAAATCAGTTTACtcgaaaaagacaaaaaaaaaagaagttcaGGTTTTATCAAAAACAAGTACAAAGAATTCTGAatattatgattttaaaaatgtttaaaaagtaaaattgttCCAAGGATCTCCGTTTTCCGACGTTTCTGATATTAAGTTCGCCTTACATTTCAGATCACCTTCTACGAGGACAGGAACTTTGGCGGTCGCTCCTATGACTGCAGCAGCGACTGTGCCGACCTCACATCCTACATGAGCCACTGCTACTCCTGCAGGGTTCACAGTGGCTGCTTCATGGTCTATGACCGCGCCAATTACATGGGAAGCCAGTATTTTCTGAGGAGGGGAGAGTACCCTGACTGTAGGAGCATGGGCATGAGTGACTTCTTCAGATCCTGCCGAATGATTCCCATGGTAAAGTATCCCACCGTTATGCTGAGatggaatcttttttttatcttgaaaacagattttgtatatttgtaatttaaatacaGTGCCTGTTCCAATATTTAATCTCCTTTACTAATTTAACCATAGAATAAGCTTTTAGTTTAAACTTCAAGAGAAGAATTTGAGTTTTACTATAGTTTTCAAATTTTgatatcagattttttttgccgTTAAACACCCTTTAAATTTTGTGCCTTACACAGTACAGGGGATCCTACAGaatgaggatctacgagagggAGAACTTTGGAGGTCAGATGTACGAGATGATGGACGACTGCGACAACATCATGGATCGCTACCGCATGTCCAACTGCATGTCCTGCCACGTGATGGATGGCCACTGGCTCATGTATGAGCAGCCCCACTATAGAGGAAGGATGATGTACTTCTGGCCTGGGGAGTACAGAAACTTCAGCAACATGGGATGGGGCAGTGGCATGAGGTTCATGTCCATGAGACGTATCATGGATTCTTGgtattaaacaaaattaataaattattaatgaaaacGTAAATGATGATTATAATGTCATTGATTATATATGAACAtggatgaaaaattaaaaaagaattgATTTACCCTGGCTTTTCAGTTTGCATTTGTACTTGGGATGGAAAGTCTATTCGTAACTCcgttattcacattttcaaagtcacttttaccacttagttacaatcaataaaagcattgCAATATAGAAATCCTTTCACTGTTCAAAGataaggggtgcagtggcacagtgggttggaccacagtcctgctctccggtgggtctgggattcgagttgcgcttggggtgcctagcggcggactggcgtcccgtcctgggtgtgtccccttccccctccggccttacgccctgtgttaccgggtaggctccggttccccatgaccctgtatgggacaagcggttctgaaagtgtgtgtgtgtgtgtgtgtgtgtgtgtgtgtgtattcaaagaTAAGTATCTATAAAAGCTCACATAAAGctttacaaaatgcaaaaaaaatcagattcttTCATGTATTCAAGCATTATAAATAACTacataaaaatatcatttaaagttagtcaaaatataaaatatcttGTCATCACAGCCTAGTTTTCAATCCAGATTGCTggctgattcatcccataagtGTATAAAGTGTTTTTCAGCTTCTGGCCACTGTCATGTTCGCAGAGAGGCgatggacccaattgcaggtgcacaGTTTATTTGGCAGTGGTACAGACAAGGGACGGGCAAAATAGAGTCGTCATATAACAGGCAGGAGTTCACCGAGGGTTAACGTCGAACTGGGGAGAGTTCAACATTGCGGTCCAGAAAATGAAGCCAAAGGTCAGGAAAGCAGGGAGACGTGGGAGGGAGGGCAAGGGGACCAGGAAGCTGGGACACAGAAGAAAGCGCAGGAGACCGCAGGCGTGGAGGTTGCGGTTTGCTCAAAAGAGATTCTGCGATCTGGGACGTCTGGTGCAGTCCTTTTATGCCCATTCTCCCTGATCCGCTGCAGGGGCGTCTCTTTGGTGCGATGCCGTGGGCGTGACAATATCAACCTTACCAGCAAATCTGGTATGGAGACGTTgtacaatgtcttttttttttgcttgtatgAACATCTCTATGAACCAGTCTCCCAGCAAAGTCCAACCCTGGCTAGGACCGGAGAAGATGATGCAATTCATGCCTGGGTGATTTCTTTAGTGCTTAAAAACAACATGAATTCATCATAATTAATGGAAATAGAATTACAAAGTCCAAAGTGGTAGCTGGATCTGCACAAATCATCTGAGTGAAGTATTTCATTCAGCATTGTCTGGTAGAGGGGTTTTAgggggcaaggtggtgcagcggatttggctggggcctgctgtgtagtgggtttggggttcaagtcctgcgtggggtgccctgtgacagactggtatcccatcccgggtgtgtcccttccccctccagccttacgccctgcgttgccaggttaagctccggtttgccatgaccctgcctgggataaggggttgtagactgtgtgtgtgtgtgtgtgtgtgtgtgtgtgtgattcaagCAATGCAATGAGGCAGTGATACTTGAGAAGCATAGATGGCTGCGTTGTCATACTGTCATATGGCGATGACTACACCCTGTTGTCGGAAGTAcaaatgttctttattttttacaaatgaatgagtttttaatattaaattttagtTAGTGTCTGTTCAGAAGGTTGTAAGTTGCACATCTCGTAACTCAGAGAGCATCTGTATATAACTTTAGAGTCAGAGTcgtttctttgtcattttcactgttataCTGGGTAAACTGGGCATTGAAATGTTTGCGACGAGGCTCATACAGGCGTAAACAGACACGAATAAACACGTATTTAGACGAGGATGTGCTGATAAGTATGGCAGCACAAATATCAAGTATAAAAGGGCaggtacaaataaatacaaaaaatacacagtaaataaaaagtgaacACTGAGTAATAATGTCCAGGGATCTGGAAGACAAGTAACAAAGTGTCAATAATAAATATTGCAGTGCAGGACTACTTGCTGTTAAGTTGTCTGATGGCCCGTAGGTAAAAGCTGCTCTTCAGTCTTGTTTTTCTTGAACAGATACAGCGGGGGCGTCTGCCAGACGGCAGTGTGGCAAACAGGTGGTGAGCTGGGTGAGCACAGTCCTTAATGATACTTAGCCCTTTCTCAAACAGCATGTTTGGTAAATGTCCCGTAGGCCCGGAAGGTTGGATCTAGATggacatttca encodes:
- the LOC108918910 gene encoding gamma-crystallin M2-like, which gives rise to MITFYEDRNFGGRSYDCSSDCADLTSYMSHCYSCRVHSGCFMVYDRANYMGSQYFLRRGEYPDCRSMGMSDFFRSCRMIPMYRGSYRMRIYERENFGGQMYEMMDDCDNIMDRYRMSNCMSCHVMDGHWLMYEQPHYRGRMMYFWPGEYRNFSNMGWGSGMRFMSMRRIMDSWY